The following are encoded together in the Cyanobacterium aponinum PCC 10605 genome:
- a CDS encoding glycosyltransferase gives MKQPCKIAYILKRYPRYSETFIVNEILAHESAGFAIDIFALRPPSDTHFQNIISQVRASVTYIQKPTQGRKSNFLNTLSPTPASYFWAELQETAQIIPDIWRKLPLATGERASVVYQALWLAREVRQRNITHLHAHFASVATSVTRLTSHFTNIPYTFTAHAKDIYHQSVDFNDLQNKIKDSKIVVTVSDYNRQYLQENYGKVAQSVKRIYNGIDLAKFTYLSPENRPPKIISVGRLVEKKGLSILIKACDLLKQWGCHFSCQIVGGGELETSLKNQIEELNLSDKVILIGSRPQNEVCELVQNSAVFAAPYIIAKDGNRDGLPTVLLEAMALGTPCIGTNITGIPELIRDGKTGLIVPQEDEKALAEALKQLLYKSDLRVKLAQSARHLLESEFDIHKNTALLRNLF, from the coding sequence ATGAAACAGCCATGTAAAATAGCTTACATCTTAAAACGTTATCCCCGTTACTCAGAAACCTTTATCGTCAATGAAATCTTGGCCCATGAATCCGCAGGTTTTGCCATCGATATTTTCGCCTTACGCCCTCCTAGCGATACTCATTTTCAAAATATTATTTCCCAAGTTAGGGCTTCCGTTACCTATATCCAGAAACCAACTCAAGGCAGAAAAAGTAATTTTCTTAATACCCTTTCCCCCACTCCCGCCAGTTACTTTTGGGCAGAATTACAAGAAACCGCTCAAATCATACCCGATATTTGGCGAAAACTCCCCTTAGCCACAGGAGAAAGGGCAAGTGTTGTCTATCAAGCATTATGGTTAGCCAGAGAAGTGCGTCAGAGAAATATTACCCATTTACACGCTCATTTTGCTTCGGTTGCTACTAGCGTCACTCGTCTAACCTCTCATTTTACTAATATTCCCTACACTTTTACCGCCCACGCCAAAGACATTTATCATCAAAGTGTTGATTTTAACGATCTCCAGAATAAAATCAAAGATAGTAAAATTGTTGTTACTGTCAGTGACTATAACCGTCAATATTTGCAGGAAAATTATGGAAAAGTAGCTCAATCAGTTAAAAGAATTTACAATGGCATTGATTTGGCTAAATTTACCTATCTTTCCCCCGAAAATCGTCCACCAAAAATTATTTCAGTGGGGCGTTTAGTTGAAAAAAAAGGATTATCAATCTTAATTAAGGCTTGTGATTTACTCAAACAATGGGGATGTCATTTTTCCTGTCAAATAGTGGGAGGCGGAGAGTTAGAGACATCCCTAAAAAATCAGATAGAGGAACTAAATTTATCAGATAAAGTCATTTTAATCGGTTCACGCCCTCAAAATGAAGTTTGTGAATTAGTACAAAATTCCGCAGTATTTGCCGCCCCTTATATTATTGCCAAAGATGGTAATAGAGATGGTTTACCAACGGTGTTATTGGAAGCAATGGCATTAGGCACTCCCTGTATCGGTACGAATATAACTGGTATCCCTGAACTAATTAGAGATGGAAAAACTGGTTTGATTGTACCCCAAGAAGACGAAAAGGCTTTAGCAGAAGCATTAAAACAACTTCTATACAAATCTGATTTAAGGGTGAAATTAGCTCAATCAGCAAGGCATTTACTCGAATCAGAATTTGATATTCACAAAAATACTGCTTTATTGAGGAATTTATTTTAA
- a CDS encoding SDR family oxidoreductase, whose translation MRNVSYLIDVNIKGTANVIRHVVPVMMKRKQGIIVNLSSGWGRSTSPEVAPYCASKWAIEGLTQSLAQELPSGIATIALNPGIIHTQMLDICFGDEAQYYTPINQWVEKAVPFLLKLSTKNK comes from the coding sequence GTGCGTAACGTCAGTTATTTAATTGATGTTAACATCAAAGGAACGGCAAATGTGATTCGTCATGTTGTTCCCGTAATGATGAAGAGGAAGCAGGGTATCATTGTTAATCTTAGCTCAGGTTGGGGGCGATCGACCTCTCCTGAAGTAGCTCCCTATTGTGCCTCAAAATGGGCTATAGAAGGATTAACCCAATCATTAGCCCAAGAATTACCATCTGGTATCGCAACCATTGCCCTTAACCCCGGTATTATTCATACCCAGATGTTAGATATTTGTTTTGGGGATGAAGCCCAATACTACACACCCATTAACCAATGGGTAGAAAAAGCTGTACCCTTTTTACTGAAATTATCCACAAAAAATAAATGA
- a CDS encoding four helix bundle protein: MIELKSYRDLTVWQKSMDLVVICYQLTSQFPKTEIDGLSSQIQRAAVSIPANIAEGKGRNHLGDYIRHLSMANGSLKELETHLMIVGRLGYLNLSSG; encoded by the coding sequence ATGATTGAACTAAAAAGTTATCGAGATTTAACGGTTTGGCAAAAATCAATGGATTTGGTAGTAATATGTTATCAATTAACTTCTCAATTTCCCAAAACAGAAATTGATGGTTTAAGTAGTCAAATACAAAGAGCCGCAGTTTCAATTCCTGCCAACATCGCAGAAGGAAAAGGGAGAAATCATTTGGGTGATTATATTCGTCATCTTTCTATGGCAAATGGCTCACTCAAAGAATTAGAAACTCATTTGATGATTGTAGGACGATTAGGCTATCTTAACCTGAGTTCGGGATAA